A genomic window from Solanum dulcamara chromosome 11, daSolDulc1.2, whole genome shotgun sequence includes:
- the LOC129875200 gene encoding stigma-specific STIG1-like protein 3, which translates to MDCLKIFFLLAIIMASLTILSVASPVNKLEEEMPEKDDNKMVESFEVPLNETDESSSPIRGVSRFLAHRSPYYYKSKIIQKRMTCNKNPRICRAKGSPGPFCCKKKCVNVFADRQNCGFCGKKCRYNETCCNGQCVNTLFHKRHCGGCGNKCQQGSACVYGMCSYAN; encoded by the coding sequence ATGGATTGcttgaaaattttctttttgttagCCATTATAATGGCTTCATTGACTATACTTTCAGTAGCCTCACCAGTCaataaattagaagaagaaatgCCCGAAAAAGATGACAACAAAATGGTTGAATCATTTGAAGTCCCTTTGAATGAAACTGATGAAAGTTCATCACCTATTCGAGGGGTTAGTCGTTTTCTAGCACATAGATCACCTTATTATTACAAGTCGAAAATCATACAAAAACGTATGACATGTAACAAGAACCCTAGAATATGTCGTGCCAAAGGTAGCCCGGGGCCATTTTGCTGCAAGAAGAAGTGTGTAAATGTGTTTGCGGACAGACAAAATTGTGGATTTTGTGGGAAGAAATGCAGGTATAATGAGACTTGCTGTAATGGGCAGTGTGTTAACACATTGTTTCACAAGAGGCATTGTGGGGGTTGCGGTAACAAGTGCCAGCAAGGAAGTGCTTGTGTCTATGGAATGTGCAGCTATGCAAATTAA
- the LOC129873986 gene encoding probable pectate lyase 16, translated as MASLALVLTLLFLGISTLQAEYYTPSKNYVPSTTKKTMNVIDSCWRTKSNWAKNRYALADCAVGYGKAAIGGKNGAIYVVTNPSDDPVNPRPGTLRYGAIQSKPLWIIFSKDMIITLKNELMINSYKTIDGRGAKVEIAYGPCITIQHVSHVIIHGISIHDCKPGKKGIVRDSPVHAGHRNGADGDGIDIFQSTNVWIDHCYLARCTDGLIDVIHASTAVTISNNYFTQHDKVMLFGHNDNNVEDKVMKVTVAFNYFGPGLIERMPRVRLGYAHVANNRYEKWLMYAIGGSANPTIFSEGNYFLASKSTQVTKREVKNGWKSWKWRSSRDKFLNGAYFIPSGYGTTNPYYSKAQSFPVADGSMVPSLTGDAGPLRCTTYKC; from the exons ATGGCTTCTTTAGCACTTGTACTCACTCTTCTCTTTTTGGGTATCTCAACTTTACAAGCCGAGTACTATACACCTAGTAAAAATTATGTACCTTCTACTACTAAAAAAACCATGAATGTAATCGATTCTTGTTGGCGTACCAAGTCAAACTGGGCCAAGAACCGCTACGCATTAGCTGATTGTGCTGTCGGCTACGGCAAAGCGGCTATCGGAGGGAAAAATGGTGCGATATACGTCGTTACTAATCCGTCGGATGACCCGGTAAACCCTAGACCGGGTACACTAAGGTATGGTGCAATCCAATCCAAACCACTATGGATTATTTTCTCCAAGGACATGATTATAACACTAAAGAATGAACTTATGATCAATAGTTACAAGACTATAGATGGAAGGGGTGCAAAAGTGGAAATTGCATATGGACCTTGTATAACAATTCAACATGTTAGTCATGTGATTATACATGGGATTAGCATCCATGATTGTAAGCCGGGGAAAAAGGGCATCGTCCGGGATAGTCCGGTGCATGCCGGCCATCGTAACGGTGCCGACGGAGATGGCATTGATATATTTCAATCGACTAATGTTTGGATCGACCATTGTTATCTTGCACGTTGCACCGATGGACTTATTGACGTTATTCATGCTTCTACTGCAGTTACCATTTCCAACAACTACTTCACTCAGCATGATAAA GTTATGTTATTTGGGCACAATGATAACAATGTAGAAGACAAGGTTATGAAAGTCACGGTAGCCTTCAACTACTTTGGCCCTGGTTTAATTGAAAGAATGCCAAG AGTGAGGCTAGGTTACGCTCATGTGGCCAACAACCGGTATGAAAAATGGTTGATGTATGCTATTGGTGGAAGTGCTAATCCAACCATCTTTAGTGAAGGAAATTATTTCTTGGCATCTAAATCCACACAA GTTACAAAGAGGGAAGTTAAGAATGGATGGAAGAGTTGGAAGTGGAGGTCTTCAAGGGATAAATTCTTGAATGGAGCCTATTTTATACCATCTGGTTATGGGACTACTAATCCATATTACTCAAAGGCTCAATCATTTCCTGTGGCTGATGGATCTATGGTTCCTTCTTTAACTGGTGATGCTGGACCTTTGCGTTGTACTACCTATAAAtgttaa
- the LOC129875032 gene encoding probable pectate lyase 16 has product MAKSTNSLQLLSIWLLIICSVSTIVASKSSDEDETKSVHDFLPSYDPQPHKKGLLNVIDFCWRLKGDWSSHRKALADCAIGFGSSTIGGKNGDIYIVTDPSDDPINPKPGTLRYGAIQSEPLWIIFERDMVLTLKNELMVNSYKTIDGRGAKIEISNGPCITLDYVTNVIIHGISIHDCKPGKKGMVRSSPEHVGERLGSDGDAISVFGSSNVWIDHCYLARATDGLLDVIHASTAVTISNNYFTEHDKVMLLGHNDEYTADRIMKVTVVFNHFGRELVQRMPRVRNGYAHVANNYYDQWLMYAIGGSANPTIFSEGNYFIAPDKAYNKEVTKRETEEKGWKSWKWRSSNDVFMNGAYFLPSGYGSIAPKYTRGQSFIVAHGSFTPSLTSNAGPLQCVVNEPC; this is encoded by the exons ATggcaaaatcaactaattccCTCCAACTACTTTCAATATGGCTTCTAATTATTTGTTCTGTTTCCACCATAGTAGCTAGTAAATCAAGTGATGAAGATGAAACTAAATCAGTACATGATTTCCTTCCAAGTTATGATCCTCAGCCTCACAAAAAGGGCCTCCTCAATGTCATTGATTTTTGTTGGAGATTGAAAGGCGATTGGTCATCCCATCGGAAGGCTTTAGCAGATTGTGCAATAGGCTTTGGAAGTAGTACCATAGGAGGTAAAAATGGTGACATTTATATTGTCACTGACCCTTCTGATGACCCTATAAATCCTAAACCAGGCACACTTAGGTACGGTGCAATTCAGTCCGAACCACTTTGGATCATTTTCGAAAGGGATATGGTACTTACACTTAAAAATGAACTTATGGTGAATAGTTACAAGACTATAGATGGCAGAGGTGCAAAAATTGAGATTTCTAATGGTCCATGCATTACATTGGACTATGTCACGAATGTTATTATTCATGGGATTAGTATCCATGATTGTAAGCCTGGTAAAAAGGGTATGGTTCGGAGTAGTCCTGAACATGTTGGTGAAAGATTAGGCTCTGATGGTGATGCAATAAGTGTATTTGGATCGTCAAATGTTTGGATTGATCATTGCTATCTTGCTCGTGCAACGGATGGCCTACTCGATGTTATTCATGCTTCAACTGCAGTAACCATCTCCAACAATTACTTCACTGAGCATGACAAA GTTATGTTATTGGGGCACAACGATGAATATACTGCAGACAGAATCATGAAAGTCACAGTAGTTTTCAATCATTTTGGCCGTGAATTAGTTCAAAGAATGCCAAG GGTTAGGAATGGCTATGCTCATGTGGCCAACAATTATTATGATCAATGGTTAATGTATGCCATTGGTGGGAGTGCAAATCCAACAATATTCAGTGAAGGAAATTACTTCATTGCTCCTGACAAAGCTTACAACAAAGAG GTCACCAAGAGGGAGACTGAAGAAAAAGGATGGAAGAGTTGGAAATGGAGATCCTCCAATGATGTGTTTATGAATGGAGCTTATTTTCTTCCATCTGGATATGGAAGTATTGCTCCAAAGTACACGAGAGGACAATCATTCATTGTTGCTCACGGATCGTTTACTCCCTCTTTAACTTCTAATGCTGGTCCTCTTCAATGTGTTGTCAATGAACCTTGCTAA
- the LOC129875033 gene encoding uncharacterized protein LOC129875033 → MSKPSSKSHMAISLVNNCISTLSIFIFFLTLQFLSITEAQSRICRNSCGDIPIQYPFGIDDGCGSPYYRHILVCTGGQLQLRTPSGRYPVRNLSYMDPHILVTDPLMWNCLDGDNFRPTRPFSLDTSTHFTLSSENDYLFFNCSESDVLVEPKPMFCERFPDQCDSTCDSSSYLCRHLPECPAALRSSSCCSYYPKATESLRLMLKHCASYTSVYWRNLGSTPAFDQAPEYGIRVDFDIPVTTRCLQCQETAKGGGTCGFDIETQDFLCLCDKGNSTTFCNDRTGSHRRGVVAGTATAVSVAGAFGIGAGVWYLKKLRAKAPVTHGVQTNENRLF, encoded by the exons ATGTCAAAACCTTCTAGCAAGTCTCACATGGCCATTTCATTAGTAAACAATTGCATATCAACTTTGtccatctttatttttttccttacaCTTCAATTTCTGAGTATCACAGAAGCTCAATCAAGAATTTGTAGAAATTCTTGTGGCGATATCCCAATTCAGTATCCTTTTGGCATTGATGATGGCTGCGGCAGTCCATATTATAGGCACATTCTTGTATGCACTGGTGGTCAGCTTCAACTTAGAACCCCTTCTGGTAGATACCCTGTTAGAAATTTAAGTTATATGGATCCACATATTCTTGTGACCGACCCCTTAATGTGGAATTGCCTAGATGGTGACAATTTTCGACCAACTAGGCCGTTTAGCCTAGACACTAGCACACATTTCACTTTATCCTCTGAAAATGACTACTTATTCTTCAATTGTAGTGAAAGTGATGTGTTAGTTGAGCCAAAACCAATGTTCTGCGAGCGTTTCCCTGATCAGTGTGATTCAACTTGTGATAGTTCGAGTTATCTTTGTAGGCACTTGCCTGAATGTCCTGCTGCTTTGAGGAGTAGCTCTTGTtgttcttactatcccaaagcTACTGAGTCTTTGAGGCTGATGTTGAAGCATTGTGCAAGCTATACTAGTGTGTATTGGAGGAATCTTGGTTCAACCCCCGCGTTTGATCAGGCTCCTGAGTATGGGATTcgagttgattttgatattccAGTGACTACGCGATGCCTGCAGTGTCAAGAGACTGCTAAGGGAGGGGGAACTTGTGGCTTTGATATAGAAACACAGGATTTCTTGTGCCTGTGTGACAAAGGGAATAGTACTACTTTCTGTAATG ATCGTACGGGCTCTCACAGAAGAGGAGTCGTAGCAG GGACAGCAACTGCAGTTTCAGTTGCAGGGGCATTTGGAATAGGAGCTGGTGTATGGTACTTGAAGAAACTCAGAGCAAAAGCACCAGTAACTCATGGAGTTCAAACCAATGAGAATAGACTCTTCTGA